One Prosthecodimorpha staleyi genomic window, CGGGCGATCCAAGTCTCGCCGGCGATGCAGTGGCCGCTGACCTGGCTCTTCGTCTCGATCGCGGCCGGCGGGCTGCTCAATCTGGTCTACCTGCTGCGCCCGGTCGGCGGCATGCCGAGCCTCGGCGGGCTGTTCGCCATCCTGACGGGTGCCGCCGTCTATCTGGTGGTCCGGCACGGGGCGGCGCTGGTCTGGAACGAAGCGGGCAGCGCCGGCGCGCTGATGGCGGTCGCCTTCACCCTGGTCCTGCTGGAGGTGCCGATCGCCTTCGCGCTCGCCTTCGGGGCTTTCGCGGCCTTCGCACCGCTCGGCGACATCATGCTGGTCATCGTGCCGCAGAACATGGCCTCGTCGCTGAATTCCTTCACGCTGCTTGCGATCCCCTTCTTCATCATGGCGGCGGCGGTGATGAATGCGGGCGGCATCACGGCGCGTCTGGTCGATTTCGCGATCACCCTGGTCGGCCATTTCCGCGGCGGTCTCGGCCAGGCCAACGTGGTCACCAATACGCTGCTGGCCGGCGTGTCCGGATCGTCGACCGCCGACGCTTCGGCGATCGCAAAGCTGATGGTCCCCGAAATGGAGCGGCACGGCTATCATCGCGCCTTCGGCTGCGCGCTGACCTCCGCGTCCTCGACGCTCGCCAACCTGATCCCGCCGAGCCTCGGCCTGATCATCTACGCCGCGCTCGCCTCCGTGTCGGTCGGCGCCCTGTTCGTCGCCACCATCATCCCGGGCCTGATGGCCGCCGCGGCGCTGATCACCGTGGTCTATGTGGTCTCCCGTGTGAAAGGGTTCGGCGGCAATGTCGCTCGGGCTAGCTGGGGGGCGCGGGGCGAAGCGCTGATGAAGGCCGTCCCGGCCCTGCTGCTGCCGCTCCTCATCGTCGGCGGCGTCCGCTTCGGCGTCTTCACGGCCACCGAGGCCGGCGCCGTGGCCTTCGTCTACGCGCTTCTGTGCGGCGCCTTCTACTATCGCAGCCTGTCGGCGCGGCGATTCCTGGACGCCGTCCGCGAATCCACCTTCGATACCGTCGTCATCGTGGTGATCATTGCCGCCGCAGCGCCCTTCGCCTGGGTGCTCGCGGCAGAGCAGGTGCCGCAGAAGATCGCCGCAGCGCTCGGCGCCTATACCCAGAGCCCCGTCCTGCTGCTTCTGCTGATCAACCTGTTCCTGCTGGTGGTCGGCCTGTTCATGGAGATGATCGCCGCGATGGTCATCCTGGTGCCGATCCTGGTGCCGCTGATCGTCGCCGCCGGGGTCGATCCGGTCCAGTTCGGCATCGTCCTGGTCATGAATCTGGTCATCGGCGCCCTGACCCCGCCGATGGGCGTCCTGGTCTTCACGACGGCGCGCGTCGGCGGCGCCAATGTGGTCGAGGTCTTTCGGGCCATTCTCCCCTTCATCGCCGCGCTCTGCGCCGTCCTCCTGCTGGTCACCTACGTGCCGGTCCTCACCCTTGGCCCGGTCCGCTGGCTCGGCCCCTGATCGGAACGCACCTGCCATGACCAAGCTGCGCATCGGTATCGTCGGCCTCGGGATGGCGGTCACCCCGCATGCCCGCGGTCTCGTGGACCTCGCCGACACCGTCGAAGTGATCCATGCCTTCAGCCCGAGCGCGGAGCGGCGCGCCGCCTTCGCCGGCCGGTTCCCGTTCCCGCTCGCCGACAGCCTGGACGCGATCCTGGACGACCGCTCCGTCGACGCGGTCCTCGTGCTGACGCCCGCCAACACGCATCTCGACATCGTTCGCCGTTGCGCCGACGCCGGCAAGCACGTGCTTCTGGAAAAGCCGATCGAGATCACCTCCGCGCGCGCCGAGGCCGCCGTCGCCGTCTGCCGCACCGCCGGCGTGACGCTCGGCATCGTGTTGCAGCACCGCTTCCGGCCGGCCGCGGTGACGCTGGCCGATGCGATCGCCACGGGCGCGCTCGGCGAGATCATCGGATGTTCGACCGTGATCCGCCTGTGGCGGCCGCAGAGCTATTACGACGAGCCCGGCCGCGGCAGCTTCGCCCGCGATGGCGGCGGCGTGCTGATCTCGCAGGGCATCCATACGCTCGACCTGATGCTGAGCCTGGCCGGCCCGATCGCCGAGGTCGCCGGCAGCGCCTTGACCAGCCCGGTGCATCGCATGGAGACCGAGGACATGGTCGCGGCGGCGGTGCGCTACGCCAACGGCGCCATCGGCACCATCGACGCCACGACGGCGGCCTATCCGGGCTTTGC contains:
- a CDS encoding TRAP transporter large permease, whose protein sequence is MVAQMMSEDSPVPPAAWRGFGLLDGVIETLCVGLMLGSAGIAVLQVFCRYVLSAALPWPEEVSIWLFTWAVFLGMALAVGRRSHIAIDLISRHLPPRLRRVHAHLVEAMVAATSVMMVVQGLDFAGRAIQVSPAMQWPLTWLFVSIAAGGLLNLVYLLRPVGGMPSLGGLFAILTGAAVYLVVRHGAALVWNEAGSAGALMAVAFTLVLLEVPIAFALAFGAFAAFAPLGDIMLVIVPQNMASSLNSFTLLAIPFFIMAAAVMNAGGITARLVDFAITLVGHFRGGLGQANVVTNTLLAGVSGSSTADASAIAKLMVPEMERHGYHRAFGCALTSASSTLANLIPPSLGLIIYAALASVSVGALFVATIIPGLMAAAALITVVYVVSRVKGFGGNVARASWGARGEALMKAVPALLLPLLIVGGVRFGVFTATEAGAVAFVYALLCGAFYYRSLSARRFLDAVRESTFDTVVIVVIIAAAAPFAWVLAAEQVPQKIAAALGAYTQSPVLLLLLINLFLLVVGLFMEMIAAMVILVPILVPLIVAAGVDPVQFGIVLVMNLVIGALTPPMGVLVFTTARVGGANVVEVFRAILPFIAALCAVLLLVTYVPVLTLGPVRWLGP
- a CDS encoding Gfo/Idh/MocA family protein — encoded protein: MTKLRIGIVGLGMAVTPHARGLVDLADTVEVIHAFSPSAERRAAFAGRFPFPLADSLDAILDDRSVDAVLVLTPANTHLDIVRRCADAGKHVLLEKPIEITSARAEAAVAVCRTAGVTLGIVLQHRFRPAAVTLADAIATGALGEIIGCSTVIRLWRPQSYYDEPGRGSFARDGGGVLISQGIHTLDLMLSLAGPIAEVAGSALTSPVHRMETEDMVAAAVRYANGAIGTIDATTAAYPGFAERIELIARNATASLVGTALQIAWHDGRRTEIEPDRSAGGTGADPMAFPHDYHRAVMADFATAIRTGGKPRVTGEEALKVHRLIDALIDAGRTGDRVRVRSD